One genomic window of Caenorhabditis elegans chromosome I includes the following:
- the mtd-1 gene encoding Protein mtd-1 (Confirmed by transcript evidence), producing MRSSLLLLVFFLSIGWARYCVHNEKSWCQGHNIWGWCFHNKSSGVFNCDDNAFCVSQEQLKNKKSSGCFLRDNSSICCCNDADGCNLGFIGVQPKYAHGQQCTNSMEVPNEDIRQFRPCDDPFCYSVLTAEDDGGPTTVTRGCHSRKMVMHHMSKNEDDKYQNNTKWRETKQIAEMPSCAEILKDQPKVNGTTSMCVDFTYDQEAEDGEEVDEPIKMKGRLCCCAGSNKCNEHAMWADEGISLTEMLEEIEARKVPVDSSAPVNIILSIAFSIFLIHF from the exons ATGAGATCCTCTTTACTTCTTCTCGTGTTCTTCCTTTCTATCGGATGGGCACGGTATTGTGTACATAATGAGAAG AGTTGGTGCCAAGGTCATAATATTTGGGGATGGTGCTTTCATAATAAGTCATCTGGTGTCTTTAATTGTGACGATAACGCATTTTGTGTGTCACAGGAGCAACTAAAGAACAAAAAGTCCTCGGGATGCTTTTTACGAGACAATTCTTCGATTTGTTGCTGCAATGATGCGGATGGTTGTAATTTAGGCTTCATAGGTGTGCAGCCAAAATACGCACACGGTCAGCAGTGTACCAATTCGATGGAGGTACCAAATGAGGATATTAGGCAGTTCAGGCCGTG CGACGATCCCTTCTGTTATTCGGTTCTCACCGCTGAAGACGACGGAGGAccaactaccgtaacccgtgGATGTCATTCCCGAAAAATGGTGATGCATCATATGTCGAAGAATGAGGATGACAAGTACCAAAACAATACGAAATGGCGGGAAACTAAGCAAATCGCTGAGATGCCGAGTTGTGCAGAGATTCTTAAGGATCAACCAAAAGTTAATGGGACCACTAGTATGTGTGTGGATTTCACGTATGATCAG GAGGCCGAAGATGGTGAAGAAGTAGATGAGCCAATTAAAATGAAGGGTCGACTGTGCTGTTGTGCTGGATCCAATAAATGCAATGAACATGCAATGTGGGCTGATGAGGGGATCTCGTTAACTGAAATGTTGGAGGAAATCGAGGCGAGGAAGGTTCCAGTTGATAGTTCCGCCCCAGTTAATATCATTCTATCAATCGCGTTTAGCATTTTCctaattcatttttga
- the pole-1 gene encoding DNA polymerase epsilon catalytic subunit (Confirmed by transcript evidence) → MSSKDDILAQAVENDSNYKERLALIRSNDEIDAKLGFSRYTGLQEKKGFLINIQPSELVDEQTKVIISVVDYFFISDMDERFKISYPFRPYFYIATLDGFEFQVSSYLSKKYGAQTAVEHMDREDLDLKDHLSGLKKTYIKLSFTSTVELIKIRKELMPLVRKNTDRIKKESAYADYLARNLSGKGGDSKDQQLNGDILNQIVDIREYDVPFHMRVSIDEKIFVGLWYDVKGIGPNRVPTIKRKDLPLFHAKPKVLAFDIETTKLPLKFPDRESDEIMMISYMVDGRGFLIINREIVSADINAFEYTPKAEYIGEFTVWNEKDEAALIRKFFDHFLQVRPNIVVTYNGDFFDWPFVEARAKIRGFNMEREIGFSKDSADEYKSRNCIHMDAFRWVKRDSYLPVGSQNLKAVTKAKLRYDPVEVEPELMCKMAREQPQQLANYSVSDAVSTYYLYMKYVHQFIFALCTIIPLGADDVLRKGSGTLCEALLMVEAFHNNIVFPNKYTGPEETRFSKDGHRVESETYVGGHVEALEAGVFRADIPAKFRLSVPALEQLKSEIQETLRKELAREFEVTLDQVVDFDEQCAEVQDAFDGMINVPTRLENPRIYHLDVGAMYPNIILTNRLQPCAMVTEEICMGCSYNKPDAECKRTMAWEWRGELTPATRGEYQQIMQQLEAESFGKPPKHFHMLERSEREAIEMKRIKDYSRRVYGKTHLTRLEMRETTICQRENHFYVETVKAFRDRRYEYKDMLKKAKGRFDQAQATNDLATMTTSKLEMVLYESLQLAHKCILNSFYGYVMRKGSRWFSMEMAGIVCHTGANIIREARKLVEQIGTPLELDTDGIWCLIPASFPENVTFKLKNHKRSSVTVSYPGAMLNALVYEGFTNHQYHTLEKDGSYSKSSENSIYFEVDGPYQCMILPASKEEGKKLKKRYAVFNLDGSLAEMKGFELKRRGELNIIKHFQGCVFKTFLNGKTLEETYKAVAADADHWLDILHSHGADLTDEELFDLISENRSMSRKLEDYGAQKSTSISTAKRLAEFLGDDMVKDAGLACMFIISKHPIGAPVTERAIPVAIFKSDAKVRSHYIRKWTKQVDFNEDTDIRDMLDWDYYLERFGSCIQKIITIPAALQGISNPVPRVPHPDWLQNKIRNKFDAHRQPRINQIFAACQKPSTSQMDNGKRRRTPDDDVASEDAMDSQDDIIIDDDKENGAKRQKNTKKVHTTEVVLEKKTLVEHGFDEWMGFLKKKWRVQRKERKTQLSSKDSDVVEAIVRGAREAEHDKEWHILSVEPTADASFFNVWLAVQGQMHKVIMKIGRRIIVDSRAPRGDRDTIRRILPHHKTPGFLYEFRTDENQLTALMDKLYSETCSSTIDGIYESEVPTSFRAVLQLGSIVRPDHGISLGGHQLTLENLKPMEKAPYLPLDQKIRTIFLYKFSQDSRHVYSLIDSSGSAAYFYIVNTGDVQMPNMDSLYTSAYTKMMSTERGQLCHTSESMPFTVKRFSSNTECERQLGRALRVYREVSSKTAIVLLLSDTDPFRLARKLPNLGLFPNVQLHITEPSSLLNQIDWQKVVARRVLQHYFNSFFFLADYLEWARYLRVPIGNLPADHALFGLDLLFARNLQKSGHALWATRASRPDLGGKEMDDVRLSVDWNPLSIDDTVLLNRETFCETACVELQLSAVAVTALVQRSRVLEAEGADDVVTFDSMNTIAQQSVTGGAVNSIACYDEGAAVDATIKVLKQMLTECVRHIAHQGNARADEVVMTVSRWLNTRSALLFDAALTRSVSVLESKLVLLLCAECERIGAKVIHATAQKLVLNTGKSTSEEAKGFAEMLIQSLSTNVVFAALHITPVKFFDAMLWMDAHNHTGIRISEKTESSPDVIADEEESSCTEFETTAIWKIAEEMPTEANIQEEFLQMIGAYILEFLETNRKMHFDSESGATFRSDCISQKISHRLYRIVNKMVHNNADIAHCSVYLANALCRALSCDQTSQLAVEGIRDNAKRLLHNSVVEADMTPLRSTTLFVSNVFCNSCSQASNVFLSSTDEILTCATCQSKLNSDVIDMMICDRLNQLLTAYQIQDHQCTKCKSVRHDTLSMYCECCSQFIPQITPAQLKHEASTVETVSIVRNFALSSELATWVLKML, encoded by the exons ATGAGCTCCAAGGATGACATTCTTGCACAGGCGGTCGAAAA tGATTCAAACTACAAAGAGCGGCTTGCCCTGATCAGATCAAATGATGAGATTGATGCGAAGCTTGGTTTCTCTAGATACACAGGACTACAGGAGAAAAAAGGATTTCTGATAAACATCCAACCTTCGGAGCTTGTCGACGAGCAAACCAAAGTTATTATTTCGGTCGTTGACTATTTCTTCATCAGTGATATGGACGAACGCTTCAAAATCAGTTACCCATTTCGACCGTATTTCTATATTGCCACGTTGGATGGATTTGAATTCCAAGTATCCAGTTATCTGTCCAAGAAGTACGGAGCCCAGACAGCAGTTGAACATATGGATCGGGAGGATTTAGATTTGAAAGATCATCTTTCTGGGTTGAAGAAGACATATATCAAACTCTCATTCACCAGCACCGTggaattgataaaaatccGTAAGGAATTAATGCCGCTGGTGCGGAAAAACACAGATCGCATCAAAAAAGAGTCGGCGTACGCTGACTATTTGGCGAGGAATCTGAGTGGAAAAGGAGGAGATAGTAAGGATCAACAGTTGAATGGTGACATCTTGAATCAAATTGTTGATATCAGAGAATACGACGTGCCTTTTCACATGAGAGTTTCCATCGATGAAAAGATCTTCGTCGGATTATG GTACGATGTGAAAGGAATTGGCCCGAACCGTGTTCCAACAATAAAGCGAAAAGATTTGCCCTTGTTCCACGCAAAGCCGAAAGTTCTCGCCTTTGACATTGAAACAACGAAACTTCCGTTGAAATTTCCGGATCGTGAGAGCGATGAAATTATGATGATATCATATATGGTTGATGGACGTGGATTTTTGATTATCAACCGAGAAATCGTGTCGGCTGATATTAATGCGTTCGAATACACACCGAAAGCCGAGTACATAGGAGAATTCACAGTCTGGAATGAGAAGGACGAAGCTGCTCtgattcggaaatttttcgatcattttttgCAG GTTCGTCCAAATATTGTTGTCACCTACAATGGAGATTTCTTCGATTGGCCATTCGTAGAAGCTCGTGCCAAGATCCGCGGATTCAATATGGAAAGGGAAATCGGATTTTCTAAGGATTCCGCCGATGAGTACAAATCACGAAATTGTATTCATATGGACGCTTTCCGATGGGTCAAACGTGACTCATATCTACCGGTTGGAAGTCAGAATCTGAAGGCAGTGACGAAGGCAAAGCTGAGATATGATCCAGTTGAGGTGGAGCCGGAACTGATGTGCAAAATGGCTCGAGAGCAGCCTCAACAGCTGGCCAATTACTCGGTTTCGGATGCAGTGTCCACTTATTATCTCTACATGAAGTATGTTCATCAATTTATCTTCGCTTTGTGCACAATTATCCCACTAGGAGCAGATGACGTGTTGAGAAAAGGATCTGGAACACTTTGTGAAGCTCTTCTGATGGTTGAAGCATTCCATAACAATATTGTGTTCCCGAACAAGTACACTGGACCAGAGGAGACAAGATTCAGTAAAGATGGACATCGTGTTGAGAGCGAGACCTATGTCGGAGGACACGTGGAAGCTCTGGAGGCCGGCGTATTCAGAGCGGATATTCCAGCAAA attccggCTTTCCGTTCCTGCTCTTGAGCAATTAAAATCCGAGATTCAAGAGACCCTTCGCAAGGAGCTGGCTCGAGAGTTTGAGGTCACTCTTGACCAGGTCGTTGACTTTGATGAGCAGTGCGCTGAAGTTCAAGATGCATTTGATGGAATGATAAATGTGCCAACACGCCTCGAGAATCCACGTATCTACCATTTGGACGTCGGGGCCATGTACCCCAACATCATTTTGACTAATCGATTGCAG CCATGTGCGATGGTCACCGAGGAGATTTGCATGGGATGCTCCTACAACAAACCAGACGCAGAATGCAAGAGGACGATGGCTTGGGAATGGAGGGGAGAGCTGA caccaGCCACTCGAGGAGAATACCAGCAAATTATGCAGCAACTCGAAGCAGAATCGTTTGGAAAACCACCGAAACACTTTCATATGCTCGAGAGATCGGAGCGAGAAGCCATCGAAATGAAGCGTATCAAAGATTACAGCAGGCGTGTCTACGGAAAGACTCATTTGACAAGATTAGAAATGAGAGAAACTACAATTTGTCAACGGGAGAATCATTTCTACGTGGAAACTGTAAAAGCGTTCCGTGATAGAAGATACGAGTACAAGGATATGTTGAAAAAGGCGAAAGGACGATTCGATCAAGCCCAGGCGACAAATGATCTTGCAACTATGACTACATCTAAGT tggaaatggTGCTCTACGAATCACTGCAGCTGGCTCACAAGTGCATTCTCAACTCTTTCTACGGATATGTGATGCGTAAAGGATCCAGATGGTTTTCAATGGAGATGGCTGGAATTGTGTGCCATACTGGTGCAAATATCATCCGAGAAGCACGCAAACTTGTTGAACAGATTGGAACACCGTTGGAGCTTGACACTGATGGAATTTGGTGCCTGATCCCTGCTTCGTTCCCTGAAAATGTCActttcaagctgaaaaatcacaaaagaaGTTCTGTTACAGTGTCGTATCCGGGTGCAATGCTGAATGCGTTGGTGTATGAAGGATTCACCAATCATCAGTACCACACTCTGGAAAAAGATGGGTCTTACTCAAAATCGTCGGAGAATTCGATTTATTTCGAAGTAGATGGTCCATATCAATGTATGATTCTGCCTGCATCAAAGGAAGAGggaaagaaattgaagaaacgaTACGCCGTGTTCAATTTAGATGGATCACTGGCGGAAATGAAGGGATTCGAGTTGAAGAGACGTGGAGAGTTGAATattatcaaacattttcag gGATGCGTATTCAAAACCTTCCTCAACGGAAAAACTCTTGAGGAGACGTACAAAGCAGTGGCAGCTGATGCGGATCACTGGCTGGATATTCTTCACTCCCATGGCGCCGATCTTACCGATGAAGAACTATTCGACTTGATTTCAGAGAACAGAAGTATGTCGAGAAAGCTGGAAGACTATGGAGCACAAAAGAGCACATCAATCAGTACTGCAAAACGGCTAGCTGAATTCCTCGGAGATGATATGGTCAAAGATGCTGGACTAGCCTGCATGTTCATCATCTCGAAGCATCCGATTGGTGCACCGGTTACGGAAAGAGCTATTCCAGTTGCAATCTTCAAGTCAGATGCTAAAGTTCGCAGTCATTACATCAGGAAGTGGACGAAACAAGTGGATTTCAATGAGGATACCGATATTCGGGATATGTTGGATTGGGATTACTATTTGGAACGATTTGGCAGTTGTATTCAGAAGATTATCACAATTCCAGCCGCACTTCAAGGCATATCAAATCCAGTGCCACGTGTACCACATCCAGATTGGTTGCAGAACAAGATACGGAATAA attcgaCGCTCACAGGCAGCCACGTATCAATCAGATTTTCGCCGCCTGCCAAAAACCTTCAACTTCACAAATGGACAATGGAAAACGTCGTAGAACACctgatgatgacgtggcatcTGAAGATGCTATGGATTCACAAGATGACATCATAATCGACGATGATAAGGAGAATGGAGCGAAGCGGCAGAAGAACACCAAGAAGGTACATACAACTGAGGTAGTCCTCGAGAAGAAGACGTTGGTGGAACACGGTTTCGATGAATGGATgggatttctgaaaaagaagtGGAGAGTGCAGAGAAAGGAGAGAAAAACTCAGCTATCATCGAAAGATTCAGATGTAGTGGAGGCGATTGTTCGTGGTGCGAGAGAAGCCGAGCATGACAAGGAATGGCATATTTTGAGTGTGGAGCCGACTGCGGACGcctcatttttcaatgtttggcTAGCAGTTCAGGGACAAATGCACAAAGTGATTATGAAGATTGGTAGACGGATCATCGTCGATTCTCGTGCTCCACGCGGCGATCGTGATACAATTCGACGAATTTTACCACATCACAAGACACCTGGTTTCCTTTACGAATTCCGTACAGATGAGAATCAGCTGACAGCACTCATGGATAAGCTGTATTCGGAGACGTGTAGTTCGACGATTGATGGAATCTACGAGTCAGAAGTTCCCACAAGCTTCCGTGCTGTACTCCAACTTGGCTCAATCGTTCGACCGGATCATGGAATCTCGCTGGGTGGACATCAACTGacactggaaaatttaaaacctaTGGAGAAGGCACCGTATCTACCACTAGATCAGAAGATTCGGACTATCTTCTTGTATAAGTTCTCACAGGATTCTCGGCATGTCTATTCGCTTATTGATTCGTCTGGCTCCGCAGCTTACTTCTACATTGTTAATACTGGAGATGTTCAGATGCCTAATATGGACTCCCTCTACACATCCGCATACACTAAAATGATGTCAACTGAACGTGGTCAGCTCTGTCACACTTCTGAAAGCATGCCGTTCACAGTGAAGCGATTCTCATCAAATACAGAATGCGAACGTCAATTGGGAAGAGCATTGCGTGTATATCGAGAGGTTTCGTCCAAAACTGCGATTGTTCTTTTGCTCAGTGACACGGATCCATTCCGATTGGCACGAAAACTTCCGAATCTCGGATTATTCCCAAATGTGCAGCTTCATATCACTGAACCATCGTCACTTCTCAATCAGATAGACTGGCAAAAAGTCGTGGCTCGTCGAGTACTGCAACACTATTTCAacagcttcttcttcctcgCCGACTATCTTGAATGGGCTCGCTATCTTCGTGTTCCAATCGGTAATCTGCCTGCTGATCATGCGCTCTTCGGATTGGATCTTCTCTTCGCCAGAAACCTCCAGAAATCAGGTCACGCTCTGTGGGCAACTCGTGCGAGCCGTCCGGACTTGGGAGGAAAGGAAATGGATGATGTTCGTCTTTCAGTTGATTGGAATCCGTTATCAATAGATGATACGGTTCTGTTGAATCGGGAGACGTTCTGTGAAACTGCCTGTGTTGAACTTCAACTCAGCGCTGTTGCCGTGACGGCTTTAGTTCAACGAAGTCGTGTTTTGGAGGCAGAAGGGGCCGACGATGTAGTCACATTTGACTCGATGAATACAATTGCACAACAGTCAGTGACAGGAGGAGCTGT AAACTCAATCGCCTGCTATGATGAAGGAGCCGCGGTGGATGCAACGATAAAAGTGCTCAAACAAATGCTCACAGAATGCGTTCGCCATATTGCCCATCAAGGAAATGCACGTGCCGATGAAGTTGTGATGACCGTATCCAGATGGCTCAACACTCGATCTGCTCTACTCTTTGACGCTGCCCTCACCAGGAGTGTTTCGGTGCTGGAGAGTAAGTTGGTGCTACTATTGTGTGCGGAATGTGAACGAATTGGAGCAAAAGTTATTCACGCAACTGCTCAAAAGCTGGTGTTGAATACAGGAAAATCGACAAGCGAGGAGGCCAAGGGGTTTGCGGAGATGCTCATTCAGTCGTTGAGCACAAATGTTGTTTTTGCGGCTCTTCATATCACTCCTGTGAAGTTTTTCGATGCGATGCTCTGGATGGACGCACACAATCATActggaattcgaatttccgaaAAGACC gaATCGTCCCCAGATGTGATAGCTGATGAAGAAGAAAGTAGCTGCACCGAGTTCGAGACAACTGCTATTTGGAAGATCGCAGAAGAAATGCCAACAGAGGCGAATATTCAGGAGGAATTCCTCCAAATGATTGGCGCCTACATTCTTGAATTCCTTGAAACCAATCGAAAAATGCACTTTGACTCGGAGTCCGGTGCAACTTTCCGGTCAGACTGCATCTCACAAAAGATCTCACATCGTCTCTATCGAATTGTGAACAAGATGGTGCATAACAATGCGGATATTGCACATTGTTCTGTGTATTTGGCGAATGCG CTCTGTCGAGCTCTATCCTGTGATCAGACCTCCCAGTTGGCAGTCGAAGGAATTCGGGATAATGCGAAGCGTCTTCTGCACAATTCTGTTG tggAAGCCGACATGACACCACTGCGTTCAACGACTCTCTTCGTCTCAAATGTCTTCTGCAATTCGTGTTCTCAGGCCTCGAACGTATTCCTTTCCTCCACTGATGAGATTCTCACATGTGCCACGTGTCAGAGT aagctCAACTCTGACGTCATTGATATGATGATTTGCGATCGATTGAACCAGCTGCTCACTGCCTACCAGATTCAGGATCATCAGTGCACGAAATGCAAATCG gTTCGTCACGACACACTATCAATGTACTGCGAATGCTGTTCCCAGTTCATTCCACAAATCACACCTGCACAGCTGAAGCACGAGGCTTCCACCGTCGAGACTGTCTCCATCGTCCGCAATTTCGCGTTGAGCTCCGAACTCGCCACATGGGTCTTGAAAATGTTGTGA
- the F33H2.6 gene encoding Regulator of microtubule dynamics protein 1 (Confirmed by transcript evidence) has translation MFKRVFNLRFISNFSRRPTSSPKLPKLIAITGGTSLGIAFFGKTEENKNLDSGNGQLIDGKPKNFDLIVRNSDELYDNYLIDNCYNILKKFENSNCSELLWRLARVVCEKGKLSKDQNQRKELILEAYGIVKKALDNEPKNGCFGAHKWYAILLDYVGEIEGNKSRIEKSFQVRKHLEKALSIFENDPTTWHILGVWHFSFANMGYATRMVAKAIFATPPASTYQEALHYFLKAEQISPGFYSTNTYYIGEVYEQLGQKAEALDAFKQSFKMPVVTSDDAVIHKKAYEKLKKYGVKDTEVV, from the exons atgttcaaacgaGTATTCAATCTCCgttttatttcgaatttctctCGCCGCCCGACATCTTCTCCAAAACTTCCGAAATTAATTGCAATCACTGGTGGAACCTCGCTTGGaatcgcattttttggaaaaactgaagAGAACAAGAATTTGGACTCAGGAAATGGACAATTAATTGatggaaaaccgaaaaatttcgatttaattGTTCGAAATTCGGATGAACTTTATGATAATTATCTAATCGATAATTgttataatattttgaaaaa atttgaaaattccaattgcTCCGAGCTTCTATGGCGTCTGGCACGTGTGGTTTGTGAGAAAGGAAAACTCTCAAAAGATCAAAATCAACGAAAAGAGCTCATTTTGGAAGCCTATGGAATTGTGAAAAAAGCTCTTGACAATGAGCCAAAGAATGGATGCTTTGGAGCACATAAATG GTATGCCATTCTACTGGATTACGTTGGAGAGATCGAGGGAAACAAATcgagaatcgaaaaatcattCCAAGTGCGGAAACATTTAGAGAAGGCgttatcgattttcgagaACGATCCAACAACGTGGCATATTTTGG GAGTCTGGCACTTTTCCTTCGCCAATATGGGTTACGCGACTCGAATGGTGGCCAAAGCTATTTTCGCAACTCCACCAGCATCCACATATCAGGAGGCTCTACACTATTTCCTAAAGGCTGAACAGATTTCG cccgGATTCTACAGTACGAATACCTACTACATTGGCGAAGTGTACGAACAACTAGGACAAAAAGCCGAAGCACTTGATGCATTCAAACAATCATTCAAAATGCCAGTTGTGACTTCTGATGACGCGGTTATTCATAAGAAAGCATACGAGAAACTGAAGAAATATGGAGTCAAGGATACTGAAGTTGTTTAG